A DNA window from Micromonospora inyonensis contains the following coding sequences:
- a CDS encoding MFS transporter gives MIGADLVPAGMLVLLVTAPADARTAVLYGLAVALGAGQTLWGMAMRAHLPTMVGPDRLTRANGLVVTLRSAGMLLGFASAGVLVGWLGYHVAFLVDAATYLLSALLLLPVARRTAAVGRPATAGRPAVEGRAPGRFGLLRAVAPVVPAMIAVRAADALGSASHNVGLPVYATLVRPDSPATFAAVFTTAWAAGSLLAGRWAARRAKRAGRGPTELPFGVATCLMSVCFVLAFTGLPVWLLVPVTLAAGAADGYAEISYTTRLQAVDGDLRPRLFGFASAAQNAGFGLGMIICAVLLDRFPPFPVVGVAHGLALAAALAFLVVHVRLRAAARRPPAEVAP, from the coding sequence ATGATCGGTGCCGACCTGGTCCCAGCCGGCATGCTCGTCCTGCTGGTCACGGCCCCCGCCGACGCGCGGACCGCCGTCCTGTACGGACTCGCGGTGGCGCTCGGTGCCGGCCAGACGCTCTGGGGTATGGCGATGCGCGCGCACCTGCCCACCATGGTCGGTCCGGACCGGTTGACCCGGGCCAACGGCCTGGTGGTCACGCTGCGCTCGGCGGGGATGCTGCTCGGGTTCGCCTCGGCGGGCGTGCTCGTCGGATGGCTCGGCTACCACGTGGCGTTCCTGGTGGACGCCGCCACCTACCTGCTCTCCGCCCTGCTCCTGCTGCCGGTGGCCCGGCGTACCGCCGCCGTCGGTCGGCCGGCCACCGCCGGGCGTCCCGCCGTCGAGGGCCGCGCACCCGGTCGGTTCGGGCTGCTCCGGGCCGTCGCCCCGGTGGTGCCGGCGATGATCGCGGTACGCGCCGCGGACGCCCTCGGCTCCGCGTCGCACAACGTCGGGCTGCCGGTGTACGCGACCCTGGTCCGCCCCGACTCCCCCGCCACGTTCGCCGCCGTCTTCACCACCGCCTGGGCGGCGGGCAGCCTGCTCGCCGGCCGCTGGGCCGCCCGGCGGGCGAAACGCGCCGGGCGGGGCCCGACGGAGCTGCCCTTCGGCGTGGCCACCTGCCTGATGTCGGTCTGTTTCGTGCTCGCCTTCACCGGCCTGCCGGTCTGGCTGCTGGTCCCGGTGACCCTGGCGGCCGGCGCGGCCGACGGCTACGCCGAGATCAGCTACACCACCCGCCTCCAGGCGGTCGACGGCGACCTGCGGCCCCGCCTGTTCGGCTTCGCCAGCGCGGCGCAGAACGCCGGCTTCGGGCTCGGCATGATCATCTGCGCCGTGCTGCTGGACCGGTTCCCGCCATTCCCGGTCGTCGGGGTCGCCCACGGGCTGGCGCTGGCCGCCGCGCTCGCCTTCCTCGTCGTCCACGTCCGCCTCCGGGCCGCTGCACGCCGACCACCAGCCGAGGTAGCCCCGTGA
- a CDS encoding MFS transporter: protein MATAHAVSTFGSFLNLVALGLFVLHLTGSTVQTGAFMAVRLAAGFLTGPVAGRLAGRHRRRT from the coding sequence GTGGCCACCGCACACGCCGTGTCGACCTTCGGCAGCTTCCTGAACCTGGTGGCGCTGGGCCTGTTCGTCCTGCACCTGACCGGTTCCACGGTGCAGACCGGCGCCTTCATGGCCGTCCGCCTCGCTGCCGGGTTCCTCACCGGGCCGGTCGCCGGGCGGCTCGCCGGCCGCCACCGTCGCCGTACCTGA
- a CDS encoding TrmH family RNA methyltransferase, with protein sequence MGIGQNPPVPVHQITDPDDDRIADYRALTDVELRTRWEPPHGLFIAEGELVLRRALRAGYPPRSFLVDAKRVDQLADLDTGDAPVYAATPDVLERATGFHVHRGVLASFRRLPLPSPAELLTAARRVVILEDVNNHTNLGAIFRAVAALGVDGVLLSPSCADPLYRRSVRVSMGEVFAVPYAKLEPWPDGLAQVRAAGFTVLAMTPAPDAVPIQRLTADQRARSALLLGAEGPGLSRAAQAASDVRVVIPMRRNVDSLNVAAATAVACWELGRDDPL encoded by the coding sequence GTGGGAATTGGGCAGAATCCTCCGGTGCCCGTCCACCAGATCACCGACCCCGACGACGACCGGATCGCCGACTACCGGGCGTTGACCGACGTCGAGCTGCGCACCCGGTGGGAGCCGCCGCACGGGCTCTTCATCGCCGAGGGGGAGCTGGTGCTGCGCCGGGCGCTGCGGGCCGGCTACCCGCCCCGGTCGTTCCTGGTCGACGCCAAGCGGGTCGACCAGCTCGCCGACCTGGACACCGGCGACGCCCCGGTCTACGCGGCCACCCCGGACGTGCTGGAACGGGCCACCGGCTTCCACGTGCACCGGGGGGTGCTCGCCTCGTTCCGGCGGCTGCCCCTGCCCAGCCCGGCGGAGCTGCTCACCGCCGCCCGGCGGGTGGTGATCCTCGAGGACGTCAACAACCACACCAACCTGGGGGCGATCTTCCGGGCGGTGGCCGCGCTCGGGGTGGACGGGGTACTGCTCTCCCCGTCCTGCGCCGACCCGCTCTACCGGCGCAGCGTCCGGGTCAGCATGGGCGAGGTGTTCGCCGTCCCGTACGCCAAGCTGGAGCCCTGGCCGGACGGCCTGGCGCAGGTCCGGGCGGCCGGCTTCACGGTGCTGGCGATGACGCCCGCGCCGGACGCGGTGCCGATCCAGCGGCTCACCGCCGACCAGCGTGCCCGGTCCGCCCTGCTGCTCGGCGCGGAGGGCCCGGGGCTGAGCCGGGCCGCGCAGGCCGCCAGTGACGTCCGGGTGGTGATCCCGATGCGCCGCAACGTCGATTCCCTCAACGTCGCCGCCGCCACTGCGGTGGCCTGCTGGGAACTGGGCCGCGACGACCCGCTCTGA
- a CDS encoding DNRLRE domain-containing protein, whose translation MGAIVLTAVTLGGITGEPRVHLAAGPDGVAGGVENRSNEARSLRIAQSTGKPVRIDSLTSETTEVWALPDGQFRADISTGVQRFRRAGEWVPVDLTLRSTPDGSVAPVAHPNDLRVSGAKGPGGHELASVGTDDRRIAMGWRGPLPAPVLDEHRAVYVDALPGVDLVVEATRLGFEQFLVVKERAAVAQVRQVTLPLTGPGAARASREPDGAITLTGRTGQVTFRIPAPLMWDAKKNQLGEPLARRSVRTDLTHGEGRTELALLPDAAWLNSRSTAFPVTIDPTVDPVGTTFDTYVEEGVSADLNGAKDLRIGLLPESPAKLTRSFITWDTTLFAGKHITAATVSLWNWWSHTCAPTAWEIWSTDPATYTTTFANQPTWGTAPEASSTATHGSTDCADGWATINGVAFFQRASDENKTRAGMGLRAADEASPTGFTQFASREGTDPSHDPRASVTYNSWPTVTARETVPATTCATGAGRPVVNTLTPQLKATVNDADGTAMSVVFEWWALDGGSAIGARTFTGVASGATASATVTAGSFAEGGSYKWRVKAADGVAGSDRWSSFCEMTVWATVPPVLGCTSGADSDFNGDGVSDIAIADPQATASGQAKAGLIHVTYGGTGTVQTLHEGVEQVPGTAEPDDGFGTSVSAYDANNDGCGDLLVGVPYQDVNGQADAGLAYVLLGTPSGLAKGPASHVYHQGVSSVPDVAEPGDWFGFSVAGNRTVTGQPYLVVGVPGEDVGTVTDAGLAHYLRGPVSVALAQGAGIPGTAETDDRAGYAVAASTYHWAASSPGESIGGAGFAGAVSVFSHTLASGQPTAVGALHQDAVNVSNAAEADDTFGKAVSIAPYRPAGTPAGQAESLVVVGVPGEDLTASSGSPRIDAGLVHRFHVKPDNTVTELPSIYGSQDGTYLGERVLVINTAPASEANLSTMFIAVGVPGDDVWSVPDSGQIRVIPALADPIGTPLSIHRRSSSIPGQPRQHELIGTSLAGTSQRLYVGTPYGTPAVYGFTWADLAGGSVVPVLTWAPGSGGIPAGETAFGAAIG comes from the coding sequence GTGGGCGCGATCGTGCTGACGGCAGTGACATTGGGTGGCATAACGGGTGAGCCGCGGGTGCACCTGGCGGCTGGGCCCGATGGAGTGGCGGGCGGCGTCGAGAACCGGTCCAATGAGGCCCGGTCGCTGCGAATCGCCCAGTCCACCGGGAAGCCGGTCCGGATCGACAGCCTGACCTCGGAGACGACCGAGGTGTGGGCACTGCCCGACGGACAGTTCCGTGCCGACATCTCGACCGGCGTGCAGCGCTTCCGCCGCGCAGGCGAATGGGTGCCGGTGGACCTCACCCTTCGGTCCACTCCCGACGGCTCGGTGGCACCGGTGGCGCACCCGAACGACCTGCGCGTCTCCGGCGCGAAGGGGCCAGGCGGGCACGAGTTGGCGTCCGTGGGCACCGATGACCGAAGGATCGCGATGGGGTGGCGGGGCCCGCTTCCGGCCCCGGTGCTCGACGAGCACCGGGCTGTCTACGTGGACGCCCTACCGGGTGTGGACCTTGTCGTCGAGGCGACCCGACTCGGCTTCGAGCAGTTCCTCGTGGTGAAGGAGCGCGCCGCTGTCGCGCAGGTCCGACAGGTGACGCTTCCGCTCACTGGACCCGGGGCGGCCCGAGCCAGCCGGGAGCCGGACGGTGCGATCACCCTGACCGGGCGGACTGGCCAGGTCACCTTCCGTATCCCGGCGCCGTTGATGTGGGATGCGAAGAAGAACCAACTCGGTGAGCCGCTGGCGCGCAGGTCCGTCCGCACTGACCTGACGCACGGCGAGGGGCGGACGGAGCTGGCACTCCTCCCCGACGCAGCCTGGCTGAACAGCCGCTCCACGGCCTTTCCGGTCACCATCGACCCGACGGTCGACCCGGTGGGCACCACCTTCGACACGTACGTCGAGGAGGGGGTCTCCGCCGACCTGAACGGGGCCAAGGATCTGCGGATCGGTCTCCTCCCGGAATCACCAGCGAAACTGACCAGGTCGTTCATCACCTGGGACACGACGTTGTTCGCCGGCAAGCACATTACGGCCGCCACGGTCTCGCTGTGGAACTGGTGGTCGCACACCTGCGCTCCCACGGCATGGGAGATCTGGTCGACGGATCCCGCTACGTACACGACCACTTTCGCCAACCAACCAACGTGGGGAACGGCACCCGAAGCGAGCTCGACAGCCACGCACGGTTCCACCGACTGCGCCGACGGGTGGGCCACCATCAACGGCGTCGCGTTCTTCCAACGGGCGTCCGACGAGAACAAGACGCGTGCCGGCATGGGTCTCCGCGCCGCCGACGAGGCGTCGCCCACGGGTTTCACGCAGTTCGCGTCCCGGGAGGGGACCGACCCGTCCCATGATCCGAGGGCGTCGGTCACCTACAACTCCTGGCCGACAGTCACCGCTCGGGAGACCGTCCCGGCCACCACCTGCGCGACCGGTGCCGGCCGGCCGGTGGTGAACACCCTGACCCCGCAGCTCAAGGCGACGGTGAACGACGCCGACGGCACGGCGATGTCGGTCGTCTTCGAGTGGTGGGCGCTCGACGGCGGTTCCGCCATCGGAGCTCGTACCTTCACCGGTGTGGCATCCGGGGCGACCGCGAGCGCGACTGTGACGGCCGGTTCCTTCGCCGAAGGCGGCTCCTACAAGTGGCGGGTCAAGGCCGCCGATGGCGTCGCCGGGAGCGACCGCTGGTCGTCGTTCTGTGAGATGACCGTCTGGGCAACGGTTCCGCCCGTCCTGGGGTGCACCAGTGGCGCGGACAGCGACTTCAACGGTGACGGCGTCAGCGACATCGCGATCGCCGACCCGCAGGCCACCGCGAGCGGGCAGGCAAAGGCAGGCCTGATCCACGTCACGTACGGCGGCACCGGCACGGTCCAGACCCTCCACGAAGGCGTCGAGCAGGTACCGGGAACCGCCGAGCCTGATGACGGCTTCGGTACCTCGGTCTCCGCCTACGACGCCAACAACGACGGCTGCGGCGACCTCCTCGTCGGCGTCCCATACCAGGATGTCAACGGTCAGGCAGATGCCGGGCTGGCCTACGTTCTGCTCGGCACTCCGTCCGGTCTCGCCAAGGGTCCGGCCTCGCACGTCTACCACCAGGGCGTCTCCTCGGTACCCGACGTCGCGGAGCCCGGCGACTGGTTCGGCTTCTCGGTCGCTGGCAACCGGACCGTCACCGGGCAGCCTTACCTGGTCGTCGGTGTGCCCGGTGAGGACGTCGGCACCGTCACGGATGCCGGCTTGGCGCATTACCTTCGGGGACCGGTCAGCGTGGCCCTCGCTCAGGGTGCAGGAATTCCCGGAACGGCGGAGACCGATGACCGCGCCGGGTACGCGGTGGCGGCGTCGACGTACCACTGGGCGGCGAGTTCGCCGGGCGAGTCGATCGGAGGCGCGGGCTTCGCCGGAGCGGTGAGCGTATTCAGTCACACCCTGGCCTCCGGGCAGCCCACCGCCGTCGGCGCACTGCACCAGGACGCGGTGAACGTATCCAACGCCGCCGAGGCCGATGACACCTTCGGCAAGGCAGTTTCGATCGCGCCCTACCGTCCGGCCGGGACGCCGGCTGGGCAGGCGGAGTCACTCGTGGTCGTCGGCGTGCCCGGCGAGGACCTGACCGCGTCAAGCGGCAGTCCCCGGATCGACGCCGGCCTGGTCCACCGCTTCCACGTCAAGCCGGACAACACTGTCACCGAACTGCCGTCCATCTACGGTTCACAGGACGGAACCTACCTCGGTGAGCGGGTGTTGGTAATCAACACCGCACCGGCCAGCGAGGCGAACCTGTCGACGATGTTCATCGCGGTAGGCGTACCCGGGGATGACGTCTGGTCCGTGCCCGACTCGGGGCAGATCAGGGTCATCCCGGCCCTGGCCGACCCGATTGGCACACCGCTGAGCATCCACCGTCGGTCGTCGAGCATTCCCGGCCAGCCCCGTCAGCACGAACTGATCGGCACGTCACTCGCCGGCACCAGCCAACGCCTCTACGTCGGCACGCCGTACGGCACCCCGGCCGTCTACGGATTCACCTGGGCAGACCTGGCCGGCGGGTCGGTGGTTCCGGTGCTGACCTGGGCACCCGGTTCCGGAGGCAT